Part of the Burkholderia humptydooensis genome, CGTGGGCAACATCCATCTCGCGCACGATCCCGGTTTCATCGGCGGGGTGCTGCTCGAGGTCGTGGGCATTGCGGGGCGCCCGTCGCCGACGGTGAAGAAGTACCGGACGCCGGCTTGCTCGTTCGAAAGCCGGTATCACAAGGAGATCTTCATTCGCGGTGCGAACGGAATCATTCCCGTCAAGGTCGGGCTGTTTCGCCACGAAGCCGTGCAGGCGGCCGAGGCGACGCTCGACGCCGAGTGAGTGGACGAGCGCCGCCCTTGCGCTTCGATTTCCTGACGACGACAACAGGGAACAAAACATGAACCAGGAGCTGCTCACGCACATTCGGGCCGACCAGCTCGACGGCAGCATTTTCGCCGTGTCTTGCCAAGCGGTGACGATCGGCCCGGTCACGGTGGAGTTCCGCACCAGTGCGGAGCCTCCTTCCGCGACGGCCGAGCTGCACATCTCGCGGCAGTTGGTCGGCGGCTGCACGGTGAACGCCGCGCATCCGAGCGGCAAGTGCGGGGGCTCGGTCGGCAAGTTGAAAGCCGAAGTCGATCTGACGCTCGACGTGCCGGGTGGAAAGCTTGACTACAAGCTGACCGTCTGCGCGCCGATCATAGGAGGCACGAGCAAGAGCGGCACGCTCAGCCTGTGACCCGTCGAACGAGGGCCGGCTGACTGCGAACCGGCCGCCGCGGCGATCCGCGGCGGCGGCAAGCGGAGCGCGCGCGACGGACATCGGCTTCGGCAAATCGTGCGCCGTCGATTCGAAACGGCGCCCGGCGGACAGCGTATCGTCCGGCCGGAATAAAAATGCGTTCGGTAGCACCTTGGAGTCGTTTCGCGATAACGCAAGCATTCCCGATCGAATGCGACGGGATCGACAGAACAACAAGCGCGCAAACGAGAAACCCGGTGGTCCGGTCGGGCCGCCGGGTTCTGTTTTGGGGCGGGCGGCGACGCGATGCGCTGCGGCTCATGGATGACGGCGTGCGCTCCTGGTTTCGCTTCGCCGCTTGGGCCGCCGAATGGCGAGCGACCCGATCCGTTCGGATGCCGATCGAATGCACGCGACTGATTGCGGCAGATCAAATCGTCGCGGGCGAGCTTTCTTATGCTCGATGTCGAGTGCGATCCGGTGATGCGATCCGATCTTGCGCGGGTTTGCGCAGTCTCGCCGGATAGATCAGACGAAATATCCGCATCGATGCGAGCGCTCGAACCCGGACGAATGAGGTCCGCGGTTTCGGTCGCCCCGCGCGATTGCGCATCGAGCCGGATTCGAGATGGATTCGAGCCGGAATAGAACCGGATTCGCGGATGCGAGCTATCGGCATCGCCTCGCTCATCACGTGCGACCGGAGAAACATCATGGCTCTGCCACGAAGCTATCGGGAATTGACCGGCGAAGTCGCGACGCAAATGCGCGCGCTGCGCAAGACGCAACCGGGTCTGATGTCGGCGTTCGGCGCGCTCGCGGCGGCGGGAACGAAAGAAGGCGCGCTCGGGAAGAAAACGCGCGAACTCGTCGCGCTCGGCATCGCGATCG contains:
- a CDS encoding carboxymuconolactone decarboxylase family protein, yielding MALPRSYRELTGEVATQMRALRKTQPGLMSAFGALAAAGTKEGALGKKTRELVALGIAIASRCDDCIGFHVQTLVKLGTTREEFEDLLATAVYMGGGPSMMYAAHALTAFEEFAA